The genomic interval AAGCGGGGACTCTGCCTTCTGTACGTCCCACTTACTGTCGGACTTGGGTCCGGGGTAAGGCCCCGGCGGCAGCGGGCATCGGCCCGATTCCCCGGTGCCTGGAGCGTTGCCCGCCCAGCACCACGGCCCCCAGGGTCTGCGGGGACGACCCTCCTCCTGGAGCTTGCGGAGCGCTTAGCCTATTCTGGATCTTTCCACCTAAACTTCCGCACTTCAGCAGCTGTCCTTCCACGGAAGTGGAGTCGGTGCTCCGTGTTGGGCGCCGTGTGCTGAAGAAACCCACGTGACGTAGTCCgtcttgctttctgttttctgatCGGCTCTTGCTTGTTCTTCTCTCCTGCCTGCCTACCTTCTTGACGTAGAAACAGACACGCACACTTACAGCAGCGTCCCGGGGAGCCAGCCCGCCTCTGAAGGTCAGCTCCCCGCCGCTCTCCCTGCCCCCGCGCCGGGCCACGCCTCCTTCAGACGCTGCTGTGTGCTGCGGGCGGTCCGCGCCGCAGGCTCTCTGTGAAACACACATTCCCTTCTTTTGGTTGATTTGAAAGACAGTTGGGTCTAAGACGGGCAGACAAAGCATAAATGAAGCAGTCTGTCTCATCTGCGCTCCCAGGGGGAGCCCTACGCAGTGTTTCCTAACGTCCCCTGGGCATCCTCCCCTGGGCATCCGCTGGGCCTGAGCGGGCCACGCGAggggggcgcgggcggcggccCTCCCCAGCGCGCTCCCGTCCCTCCGCGGCGCGCGCGCTCCCGTGTTCTCGCGTAGGAGCCTCCCTGCGCTCCTGGGCCCGCAGGTGGCGAGGGGAGCGGGCCGGCGCAGCgtttgcccccccccccccgcccccgagcaCAGGCTTGTGCGTGGCGGCACCTGTGCTGGGCCGTGAGTCGAAGGTGCGGAAGTCACGGTCCAGAGAAGCGGGGGGCCACCCCCCACCCGGGCCCCACCCGGGCCGGGGCGTCCCTCCGTGTCCTTCCCGCGtgtgggcggggccgggggctggtGGCGCCATGCGCCCTCTTGTGGCGGTGGTGGGAGAACAGTGAGCCCTGCTCTGCCCAGGCTTCCGGAACCGTTACATGCCCAGAAAAATGTGTTCccgagggggcgggggcggcggccaCAGCAGCGTCGCGGCACTTTCTGTCGAGGCCCAGGTACTTGCATGCAGCTCTGCCGGCCGCAGACTCAAAATGCGACAGCAGTCGTAGGAGCCACGGAAGCGTGGCCTGGGCCAGTGAAAGTCTACTTACGGGAGCGGGGGGTGGGCAGAGCACAGCCTGCCTGCCCCAGAacccggggcgggggggcacTCCTGCAAGGAGCCCAGGCGGGGACAAGCCGCTCGACACCCAGGGTCGAAGCGTGGCTTATGAAAGGTCGTGGGGGGCGTCCCAGGCCTTGGGTGGCGGGGCACTTCCAGCCGGCTCGACCTCCCGGTGGGCCGGGCCTCTCCCACCCAGCACCTGCTCCTCCGGCGGCCTGCGTTTGACTCTGAGACCTGCGTCTGATGGAAGGGATCTTCTGAGCTGGGTAACCGCTCACAACGGAGTTTTCCTCCCAAGTCACAAACTAGAACAGCTGTAGGCAAACTCCACTGTGAGGCTTGGTCTCCTTGCCACTTTTCTGACCGCAGGCGTCACAGAAGGGCCGTCTGTTCCTCCAGCCGTTGGTTCTCAGAGCAGGTGCTGGGGCCCCTTCGTCGTCCACGGTGTCACAGCCCAAAGGCGGGCAGTGTCCCAGCAGGCCGACCCCACACGGCATCTTTTCGGGAGCTCGTGTCCTAGAGTGGGGTGTTGGTGGCACTTGTGCCCTCCGCTTTGACCCTGGCTCTCCAGAGTAGGGTGGGGGTGAGGCCAGCGTGACAGGCAGGGTGCAGCCTGGGCAGCCCTCCCGACGGCGCCGCGCCTCTCCCTGGGTTCTCGGCCATGTGGTGCCGAGTGTTTGTCCCGCCCTGTGAGCTCGGGCTCATCTGCTGGGCAGCCCCTAGCCCAGGCCCCGCCACCAGGCCGCCTCCGTCCGAGACCAGcaccagggctggggaggaggcgcCCCGGCCGGCGGCTCCCTGGGTGCTCAGCATCCCCCCGGGCATCCTTACCTTGTCTCCCCGCTCCAGGAGGCAACGCGCGGGCCACAGGCATGACCCTGCAGTACACGGCGCCGGGGGCGGAGGGCGTGACGCAGCTGAAGCTGACGGCCGGGGAGGACGCAAACGGCAGCAGAAGGCAGGCGACAGCATGGCTGGCGGCCATGCACAAGGTACCGCGGGCCCGGCCCTCCTGCTCAGAGCACTGCCCACCTTtcccagagggaggcccgccgCCTGCCTAGCCGGGGTGCCCCCACTGGCTTCAGCCAGGCACACGCGCTCATCTCTGGTCACCTTGCAGGCTGCCAAGCTTCTCTACGAATCTCGGGACCAGTAACGGCACGCGGGCTGGACAGTCCGCTAGGGGCAGCAGCACCTGCTCGCCAAGCACGCACAGGCTCACCTAACCCTACACGTGCTGGAAACGCAACTCAAGTACTCGGAGCTTACCTAGTGCAATATGTACACAGTTGATTGATTAATGCTCAGAACACCTCGTGCTTTAGAATTTGTCTCTTATCGATGCCtgactgggggtgggagagactGAGCTACACTACCGCTAAACTCTTTTTAGCATAACCTATACCATGTTTTTATGAGTGCCCAAGTTTACTAGATGGTTCTGGCCCCTTGGTGTTCGTTCCATTAATTCTTCCACGGAAGTGACCTGGGCAGTGGTAACTCGGCCTGATTTGTACTGGAGCGCATCTCACAGACTGCCCGTTCATGTGTCACTCATCTGGGGCTATGAACAAACCTTTGCTACTTTACAGGGGAAGGAACAAGATTTGTGTTTTGTACTTTTCACTATTATTTCCCTTTATTAAAGTAATTGTACAACAATTTGTATATAAAGCTTATGattaaaacttattttgaaaatacgGATCAGGCCTCACCTCGCTGTGTCCAGACAACCCGAGCTTCATGCTCAGCTCAGTTCTGGCTCCAGAACACAAGACTCACAGCCTCCAGTGAGAGACAGCGGTTTATTGTGAGCACATTTACACGGCATCCGCAGAGACTGCCCTGCAGGGTGTTCGCGTCTCATCAGCGCACTGTGCAGTCAGTCGGTGCTTAAAGGTAGGCGACTCTGCAACAAGGATCTACACGCGTCTGTACGTAAATTACACACACGACTCATACATGGAAAAGAAGCTCAGGGCCTGGAttttaatgagagaaaaaaacatttccaacATGGTTCTGACAGTTTCGAGTGGTTTAGTCAAAAAATAGTTTTGGTATATAAAAGCCTGTACGTACAGTTGACGCTTCGGGGGAGCGCCTTACTTGCTTCAAGTCTGGAACCAGGCAGGTTATGGTGTCACGGCTGGGACCGGGGAGCCGGGGGCCCTGCCCGCCCGCCCCCACAGCCGCCCCGGGACTTCGCAGGCGTCCCCGCGTCCACCGCCTCCTGGCCCGTGGGTTGCACGGCCCTCGGCAGAGCACGTCCACGCTGGGAGGGGCGAGGACCACACCGGGGCAGCAAGAGGCTGCAGAGAAGGCAGTGCTGTGCTGAGACTCCTGACCACGTGTCACTCGATCTTAAGGTCCCTCGTGTCCGTGGCCTGTCGGTGACCTAGACCGAGGCCCGGAACAGGAAGTGGAGCCCACACATCAGGCACCACCGCTGGACAGAAGTCTCCACACAGGGGCTCCTTCGGTGATGAAGAAACGCATGTGGTGAGGATGAAAGAGGTGCCCCGGGTTTCTGTGATTTCTAGTAAACGGGAGGGCAGGGCTCTAGCGAGGGGACGCACCTCACAGCAGCTGCAAGTTTTCGTTGTTGGGGCTGGGGCGACACCGGGAATGAGGGACGACAGCCTTGGGGCCCAAGTCAGTGACAGCATTCGTCTTCCTTGGCAACCGACCAGGGGTTAATTACAGGGCTTCTTACTGGCAACGGGGGCGGTTGTTGAGAATGCTGGGTATTTATTCGGATTTACAGTAACTGGCAAAAGTCGGTCTTCTTGGAGGCGAAGGTCTCTCTCCCAGCTGCGGGCAGACCGGAGAAAGGGCCTCCCCTAGAGCCTGTCGGGCTTTCGCATTGTGGACGCTGTCTGCTGAAGGGAGCACCAGTAAAGCCATTTCTAGCTTCAGCTTCCCGGAGAAATGGCAGAATCATCTCTTCAGTGGCGCCTCGTCGCTGGAGGGCCCGTGCGGTGCTCCAAAGGGAAGTTCAGGCCAGTGTTCGCTGTCGGGGTTTGATCCGTGGGTACAACTGGGAAGCAAGGGACAGGAGTTAGGACAAGGGGACGACCCACTGGGCAGGAACCCCGTCCAGAGGCCAGGCTGCCCTCAGAAGGCCGCACACCAGCTCCTTCAGGCCGAAGTTCAGCTTGTCGCCCTCCTACGGAGAACTTCCCAACTCCCAGGATACCCCATTCCTCTTCCTCTCAGGGCACTCGACACTGACACTGTTCGTAAGGCCCCTAAAGGTGCCTGGCAGTCCCACGGTGTCCAGTGACTGTGTCACGAAAGCGTCTGCCAGCCCCACCGGGCACGGAGCACTAGAGCAAAGGCACGGCCCTGCCAAGGGTCTGAGGAACCATCCGTGTAACGCAGAGGAGCAGCCTGCAGTCGCCCCTTGCCCCACCCCACTACAGACCCCACGAGCACAGCACGCTGTGAGCAGCCCCTGTCGGGGGGCTCCGGCCTCCCCACGGGCCTCCTCGAGAGCAGATGCCCCCCCACGGCTCCCACGAGGCTTGGAGAAAGGCAGTCTCCAGCCCGCGGGATCGGAGCCCAGGTTATTAAGCCCACGGGCAGGTAGAGGGCACAGCTGGCTCCGGCACGGGGCCCCAGGTGCAGCGCTGAGTGCTTACCCCCAGCAGGGTTTTGGGCACGTAGCCCTCCCGGTCCCCAAAACGAGCCCACCACCAGTCCGTCTCGCTTTCGTCCTTGCGCCTCAGGATGGTGAGGGCGTCCCCTTCGTGGAAAGACAGCTCGTCACTGTTCTGGGCCTCATAAGCCCACAGAGCGTACACCACGCCTTTGTTCATCACGCCCAACTTCTCCTGCACCCCTGGGACGGGAGAGCAAACGGTCAGGTCTCCATGGAGGGCGGGCTGCAAGAGAGAGCCCTGCAGCGGGACCAGAAGGGACACGCTGCTGTCCTCGGGCAGCCCGGCGGGGGCCGCGGCGGAGCGGTCAAAAGCCAGGCCGGCTGCCGCCCTCTGCTTAACGCCAGCAGTCCCTTCCACGTCCCAGCAAGAGGACCGTGGCGGAACCTTTGTGTCCAGGAGCAAAGCAGTGTTCTAAAAGGCGTTTCTCAAGATGAAACTTAAACCCACACGTCGAACTAACTTCCAAAAGTCGATGACTAAAGAAGCCGCGTGACTTGCTCTTGGACAGTGGGAAGCACTCATCACCGGAGCGACGGAGCCACCGCGACCCAGTGAGCTCACACCCAGGACTCGCCTGCGGGTCCCCAGGAAGGCCGgccgccccccagccccgccgcACGGCCTCTGTCCTGGGAGCTGGGCCTGGAGGGCACTGCCCGTTTCATTTGTCACTTTGTCCCCAGGGTCTAAGGTAGGCTGGGCCCACAGGTTCTCCCATCGGGTGTAGCGTGGATGGCCTGTGACTGTTTAGCCCTTGGAAAACCCAGCCCTGCCTAATGGAGAAGGGAGCTTCCCTCCCCCACAGGACAGGATGGGAGACCCACCCTGGGACACCTCAGCCCTCACAGGCCTCTCCCCTGGGGcaccccgccgcccgccccgcaCCGTGTAAGAACTGGGAGCACTGGGGGTAGCCTTCCTCCGCCTCTTCGCACTTGTCCGCAGCAGTCTCAACGTCGCTGATGGTGGAGGCGAAGATGGCGGCGCCGCTCTCCACCAGCTGCTTGCAGAGGTGGACGCTATTGCAGGAAGCGGCACAGTGCAGCGGCGTCCTGGAGGGACAGAGGAGGCGCTCACACCCGGCTGGGTCCCAGGCGGCCCCCAGGGCTGTGTGCTCAGTGCCCCGCGAGCTGCTGTGCTGCTGCCTGTGTAGCGGCCTCCCTTCTACTACCAGTTTTGGGCCACACACACGTTTCTGAAAAGGGCGGGCGGGGAGTGGACTGAACACCGGCCTGTAAGCTGGGTGTTCATGGTGCAACAGCACGAATGTCCCTCACACCAATGACGTGTCCCTTACGATGGCTGCGACAGTGACGGCTGTGTTTTACCACAATATACAAAAACAGCTGTTCAAACGCAGCAGCGCAGACCGCTGCCTGAAGCTCACGATGAGGCCCACGGGGCGCAGGGCCGGCACCGTAGCGGCCGGCCTGCGAGGCTCCCCTCCACACAGGCTTTCTGGCCACTTAAAAAACGTACGGATCGGCAGAGGCTCAGCCTACAGTCAGCAGTCAGCCACGTGAAGAGCGTGATCGCAGCCGAGCCTTTAACAAAACCCCCACGAGAACGAAGACCAGGAGGATACGCAGGCCTGGGACCAAGTTGCCACCCTcgtcctcttcccttctccccactaCCCCAGCGCCCCGGGGCCCTCACCAGCCGTCGCTGTCGGCGGCATTCACGTTGACCCCGAAGTCCAGCAGGAACTTCACGATCTGGTGGTGCCCGGCACAGACGGCGTTGTGCAGCGGGGTGATGCCCTCGTCGTTGGGCTTGCTGGGGTCCTCCACCTAGGACAGAGGGCGCGTgagccccgcccctgcccgggGCCGCCAGGGCTGCGGCCGCCCACCTGCTCACCTCGTAGATGATCCTCTGCACCAGGTCGAACTCCCCCTCCAGGGAGGCGTCAAGGAGCAGCGCCAGCGGGTTGAAGCGGACCCTCAGCCCGTGCCCCGTCCTCTCCGAGTTGGGCTTCTTCAGGTTGGTCCGTTTGCTCTGTTGGGAGGAAGCTTTGGATTTCAAGACGACCCCACGGAAGCAGGCCCGGGGGGAAGCGGGGAAGAGGGGAGGGCCTAAAGCCCAAGGCAGAGCTTCACCCGCAGCCCCGAGCGGTGCCGGGCACCGCGGACCAGCCCGCTCTCAGGCCAGCCTGGCCTGACTCCAAAGGGTGCCTCTGCCTCAGGGGCCGGGCTGCGCCGCGGGCACCCGAGAGAGGGAGCAAGGCGGGTCACAGCCAAGCCCAACTGCTTCCGCCCTGCCAGCCGTGAGGGGCTCCCACCTGCCTCTGCTCCTGCAGCACTGCCCACCCTCCAGGGCTCTGTCTAGAAGGTTCTCCTTCCCCTTGCTGCCTGCCCTTCTGATCCCCATATGGCTGCCCTTCCTCAGGGACACCTCGGGCCCCCAGGCTGGCCCTCTGGTAAGAGGCCACCGCCCCTCGCGCTCTGGACGAGCCCCACTGCTCCCAGCACCCCTGACACAGGCACGCCCTCCACAGGCACTGGCTGGGTGACTAGGGAGCCGTGGCCCTGGTCTAGGGTGGCACCCACCGTAGAGGCCGCCGGCGGGGGCACGGCGGGGGGAAGCGATGGGGGGAGGTGCTCCTCCCCTGGGGAGGGGACCTCGGCCCCAGGGCTGGGGACCAGCTCAGTGGACGGGGCCGTGGCCACGTTGTTGTTGTCGTCCTCGGCAGGCTCAGCTGTCTGGTGGGTGTTCGGGGGACAGATGAGCCCCTCCGGTTCGGGGGAAGGGAGCCGGTTGTCATTGGCGTCCGAGGCGGGGGCAGGCTCGGCCGGGAGCGGGGCCGTGGGCGGGGTGGGGCCGGCCTCGCCCAGGTTCCCGTTGGCTGCGGTGTTCCCATTGTCCACGTCGGCTAAGGAGCCCAGGAAGTCCTGCGAGGGGCTGGGCTGGTAGAAGGGGGTGCCCTCCATGCCGCCGGCCAGGGTGTTGAAGCGCTGATACAGCAGCTTCTGGATGTTGGGCCCGCCGGGGCCCTCTGGCTCTGTGATGGAGCTGCGCTTCTTCAGGGGCCGGGGTGCGTTGGCCAGCCTCCTGCGCAGGGCCTCCAGGTCAGCGTCGCTCTGGTAGCGCAGTGGCGAGTGCACGATGGGCGTGAGCTTGGTGGGGCTGAGCGGCCGCGGCAGGCTCTCCACGGCGGCCCCGTCTCCGGCGGGGGCAGGGCTGTCCTGCTCTGGCTCCTTCTCAGCACTTTCTGAAGGGGGCAGGGGATGCGAGGCGCTTGTGGCCAGCGACCCATGAAGAAACGGTAGTGGCGACGGGGATGTGGAGCCAGATGGCAGAACGGGTTTACCATACACTGGGGAGACACAGAGAACACCAACCTCAGCAGCCTGTGGTGTCTGGGCCCTGCTCACCAAGCACCTTTGACGACACAGAGATGGGCTCCTACGGAGACTGTAATCTGCCACTGAGGATGCCAAGTCCCCATATTAAATCCCAAAGGAACCTGCTGCTCACAGAACCCCACCAACTCCTGGAAGGTGGAGTGTCTCTAGTTTAtcagtttttacagaactgggGCTTTctcaaatgaaaagaacaaaaggtTGCAAACCTGCCTTCCTGCCCTAAACAGGTGTTCACTGTTTCCTGGCCAAGGAGAACCCACGTGACTTGGGACCAAGCCAAATGATGTAAAACGCAGGTCACCTCAGAAAGGAAGGCTCATCCGGTGGCCCTGGCAAGCCTTTCCCCCGTAGGCCAGGGCCTGCTGCAGGCCAGAGCTGGTATATCCACCTGGGAGATCCCTGGGCACAGTGTGGCCTGGCCTGCCTAGGGATTCTCAAACTAGATTCTGGAACTGCAGCCCACGTCCAAGAACGTCTGAagagggcccagcccagcccagatgCCCAGGATCCTGCTGCACAGGGAGGAATCACTGTCAGCCTCCGTATGTGGGGAACTGGGCTCTGTGCTCacacctgcctccccaggaggcccgGGGCTGATGTTTCCGCACCCAAACCAGGGCTTTTCTCCCCTGTGGGCTCTGAGAAAGGATGCCAAAGCAGCAAAACCCTCCCCTCGCATCACCCCCTAGGGGCCTGGCTCAGCTACTGCTAGGAGGCCAGGGGGATCAGATCCAGGCAGAGCTCCTACTACGCCAGCTCCCCAGATAGGTCCCATACAAGTTACTACGaagcaggaggaaaagaggaaattccGAAATGCCGGCCTTCCGAGACCTGAATTTCCTGAGAAATGTGGGCAGGCGGGCGCTCAGACAGGAAGTCAGAGAGCTGTGGTCCAGCTGCAGAACTGCTCTATGCATGTCATCTTTTACCCCCACCTCACACAGATACCCAAGGCCGCACTTTATGTAAGAATCAAGTTTAATCCTAAATAGCACGTGGCCCAAAAGTAAGGATATGGATTGGCATTTTCTCAAGTATGATTTCCTCGCCCTGAGAGATGGAGAGTGCAAACCCACCATACCTGCTTTAACCGTCTTATTTAAGGTGCTGTGCGCCGCTGGCTGGTACTTCTTAGGTGGCGTGGCTTGCTGGAGGTACATGGAGTATATGGAACTTGAATTCACTGTCTGTGGTCCTTTCCTGGGGGATTGTGGCCTTGACCCTTTATCAGCCAGGAAGGGCCTAATGGCCACAGTTAGTGGGAGTTCAGGTTTGCCGTCTCCAGCTGGAAAGGCAGGCAGCCCCGCCGGCGGGTACGTGGGACTTGGTGGCACAGAAATCCTCTGCTGAATCTGCTGCGAGGACCCTGGCTGGTGGGGGCCACCCGCAGGGGGCAGCGGTGCAGGTCTCTGCCGACTGGGCAGGCCTGCACTGGGCCTGGGCAAgctgccctccttcctcctctccagggAGTTTGTCGACCCTGGGCCCACGGGCGCAGGGCTTGGGTACGTCCCATAGCTTGGGGGCAGCTGCTTGCCGACACCAGGGATGGGAGGTGGCACTTTACCAATCTCGATGCCCTAAATTTAggtgttaaaaagaaagacaaagtcaTCCTTTGAGAAGTCAAGCACGTTTCCATCCACGGTCACAAGAGCACAAAGTAGGACTTGTAATCCTTCAGATAGGCTTGTGACCAGGCACGGGGCATGCCGTGGGGGTGAACAGCAGGGTGAACGACCCTGACCAAAGGCCTCACACCTGCACCCGGCTCTCGTGCTCAGGGTCCATGAACTCCTTCAGACTTGAGTATGATTTGGACACCAACAGGGTTAATTTGCCTCGTGACACCTCCTACCACTTAGATAAAGACCAAGGCTAAATAAGGACGTAGTCAGTTAGGAGCTTGTTTGTGTTTTGTGACAAAGACAAATGGCCTACCAGCTTCTCTGGGGCTCCCAAGGCTGACAAGGGCATAGGCTGGCTCGAGACGGCCCCCTGCTTGAGAGGCCCCTCCATGTTCGAGTCCTTCCAGTCCACACTGGCGATCTGCGTCGGTTTCACCAAAGAGctagaattttgttttaatgttggCCAGTTTCCATCATTGGCttgaaaagaacacagaatttaagtaaaatttttcttgaaattagtTGAACCAACATAAGAATAACCCCCTGCCAGAAGCAAAAATCACCCTCTGGGACATCACGCTCTGATGGAGCTTCATGACCAGGAGgcaccccccgcccaccccacacacaccggCTGCTGCGTGGCAGGTCGACCAAGGTTGGCCTCTGCCGGCACCGCCTCACCAGTGCCCACGTGCGGTCACGTGTGCAGAGACTCCATGACCAAGCTCAGGGCTGCTCCAGCCCGGGCGAGGGGCCAGAGGATTGCAGAAACGTTCTTAGCCCCCACTGAAATACAGGTCAAAGCCATTACATCGACACCAATGAATAACACAAGCGTCGGCACTTGGTTTTCAAACACTATTTACAAATACAggcagcaataaaaaaaagacatcttttgATTTCATAACAGGTTTGACCTGTACTGCTTctagtattaaaagaaaaacttgacttCAATCTGTTAGAAATTTCCACCCTCTTAAAATAATTCATGATCACAGGAGGACAGTACAAGTTCCCAGTGATTGGAGTAGCAGGCTATCATTCTGTTGCAGTGATCAGAAAGCCAGTCAACCCAGCATTTTCAGGACAGGCACTGAAAAGGTATGTTTTTAAGATAGCATCTTCCAAACTGAGAAAGGGTGCAGAAGCATTCCCTGGTAACACAGGCCCACTCACAGTGAGCCCACGGGGTTAGACCTCAGCCCGCCTCAGGCCCCTGCTTCTCTCCGCAGGGGTACAGGGCTGGACTGGAGTGGGAACCCTCCCAGGCATCAGCCGAACGGGAGGGAAAGCAGCCAAGGGCACTGTTCTGGGCCCTCCTGTAAGAGCAGCACATCCTCGCCCCTCCTCCCATCTGCCGGCACGGGCAGGTGGGGCAACAGCAGAGCAGCAGGGAAATCACCCCCCCTTACAGCAACTGTGCTTGAGCCCAAACCTGCGACTCATAAAACAGGACGAgcaggggcttccgtggtggtgcagtggttgagagtccgcctgctgatgcaggggacaggggttcgtgccccggtccgggaagatcccacatgccgcggagcggctaggcccgtgagccatggccactgggcctgcgcgtccggagcctgtgctccgcaacgggagaggacgcaacagtgagaggcccgcgtaccgcgcaaaaaaaaaaaaacaaaacaggaagtgCAAACTCTCAAATCCGCTCTGCACACAGCCGTACAAGGCCGCGTCAGCGCGGTGAGGATGAGAGGGCCTCTGAGCGCCCGGGCAGCAAAAGCCCCTAAGCCAAATCTATCTCTGGCAGCAGCACGGCCAGCCCACTGTGTCCACCGCTACTCCGGCTCAGCTCCTCCACAGCTGGAAACCACTGCAGGCTCCAGGCCGCTGCTAGGGCCCTGGTGAGGCATTCCCAGGCCTTAGTCCAAACCATCGCTTTGCTCTGTGTGGCCCATCAGCCTCTTCCGGGCCAGAAGTGTGTGTGCTTTCACCCCCCCTTGGTTGTATCAGACTGGGGTTGTGTGGGCCAGAGATGCACAGGTTCACCAAGGATGCACCGAGGTGCAAACTCCGGGCTGAGGGGAAAATGGACAGGGCCTGCTGCTGACTCAGGAGGGAGGATGGGGCTGGCCGCGGGGGCTAGAGTCCCCGGCCCCTCTCAGGGTCACAGAAACTATGGCCACCAGCTGCTCCTCAATCCCACAGCCACGGGAGAGTTCGCAGAAATCAGGCGCAAAGGGACTGGACAGGGACTAggagttttctttcttcaggATGAGGCAGGAGGTACAGAAGGAAGACCACCTATTCTTATTATAAAGGGACAATCATCTGTAAGTATGATGGGAGATTCCTGTACTgaagataaaactaaaagcctCATAATGAACTCAGAAAATCAt from Physeter macrocephalus isolate SW-GA chromosome 11, ASM283717v5, whole genome shotgun sequence carries:
- the PPP1R13B gene encoding apoptosis-stimulating of p53 protein 1 isoform X4 → MMPMILTVFLSNNEQILTEVPITPETTCRDVVEFCKEPGEGSCHLAEVWRGNERPIPFDYMMYEHLQKWGPRREEVKFFLRHEDSPTESSEQGGRQTQEQRTQRNVINVPGEKRTENGIGNPRVELTLSELQDMAARQQQQIENQQQMLVAKEQRLHFLKQQERRQQQSISENEKLQKLKERVEAQENKLKKIRAMRGQVDYSKIMNGNLSAEIERFSAMFQEKKQEVQTAILRVDQLSQQLEDLKKGKLNGFQSYNGKLTGPAAAELKRLYQELQIRNQLNQEQNSKLQQQKELLNRRNMEAAAMDKRVSELRERLYGKKIQLSRVNGTSSPQSPLSTPGRVAAVGPYIQVPSTGSCPAPGDPIKPQSLTIASSAAHGRSKSANDGNWPTLKQNSSSLVKPTQIASVDWKDSNMEGPLKQGAVSSQPMPLSALGAPEKLGIEIGKVPPPIPGVGKQLPPSYGTYPSPAPVGPGSTNSLERRKEGSLPRPSAGLPSRQRPAPLPPAGGPHQPGSSQQIQQRISVPPSPTYPPAGLPAFPAGDGKPELPLTVAIRPFLADKGSRPQSPRKGPQTVNSSSIYSMYLQQATPPKKYQPAAHSTLNKTVKAVYGKPVLPSGSTSPSPLPFLHGSLATSASHPLPPSESAEKEPEQDSPAPAGDGAAVESLPRPLSPTKLTPIVHSPLRYQSDADLEALRRRLANAPRPLKKRSSITEPEGPGGPNIQKLLYQRFNTLAGGMEGTPFYQPSPSQDFLGSLADVDNGNTAANGNLGEAGPTPPTAPLPAEPAPASDANDNRLPSPEPEGLICPPNTHQTAEPAEDDNNNVATAPSTELVPSPGAEVPSPGEEHLPPSLPPAVPPPAASTSKRTNLKKPNSERTGHGLRVRFNPLALLLDASLEGEFDLVQRIIYEVEDPSKPNDEGITPLHNAVCAGHHQIVKFLLDFGVNVNAADSDGCCTHGSNPDSEHWPELPFGAPHGPSSDEAPLKR
- the PPP1R13B gene encoding apoptosis-stimulating of p53 protein 1 isoform X3; the encoded protein is MMPMILTVFLSNNEQILTEVPITPETTCRDVVEFCKEPGEGSCHLAEVWRGNERPIPFDYMMYEHLQKWGPRREEVKFFLRHEDSPTESSEQGGRQTQEQRTQRNVINVPGEKRTENGIGNPRVELTLSELQDMAARQQQQIENQQQMLVAKEQRLHFLKQQERRQQQSISENEKLQKLKERVEAQENKLKKIRAMRGQVDYSKIMNGNLSAEIERFSAMFQEKKQEVQTAILRVDQLSQQLEDLKKGKLNGFQSYNGKLTGPAAAELKRLYQELQIRNQLNQEQNSKLQQQKELLNRRNMEAAAMDKRVSELRERLYGKKIQLSRVNGTSSPQSPLSTPGRVAAVGPYIQVPSTGSCPAPGDPIKPQSLTIASSAAHGRSKSANDGNWPTLKQNSSSLVKPTQIASVDWKDSNMEGPLKQGAVSSQPMPLSALGAPEKLGIEIGKVPPPIPGVGKQLPPSYGTYPSPAPVGPGSTNSLERRKEGSLPRPSAGLPSRQRPAPLPPAGGPHQPGSSQQIQQRISVPPSPTYPPAGLPAFPAGDGKPELPLTVAIRPFLADKGSRPQSPRKGPQTVNSSSIYSMYLQQATPPKKYQPAAHSTLNKTVKAVYGKPVLPSGSTSPSPLPFLHGSLATSASHPLPPSESAEKEPEQDSPAPAGDGAAVESLPRPLSPTKLTPIVHSPLRYQSDADLEALRRRLANAPRPLKKRSSITEPEGPGGPNIQKLLYQRFNTLAGGMEGTPFYQPSPSQDFLGSLADVDNGNTAANGNLGEAGPTPPTAPLPAEPAPASDANDNRLPSPEPEGLICPPNTHQTAEPAEDDNNNVATAPSTELVPSPGAEVPSPGEEHLPPSLPPAVPPPAASTSKRTNLKKPNSERTGHGLRVRFNPLALLLDASLEGEFDLVQRIIYEVSRWAAAALAAPGRGGAHAPSVLGGGPQQAQRRGHHPAAQRRLCRAPPDREVPAGLRGQRECRRQRRLLYPRIKPRQRTLA
- the PPP1R13B gene encoding apoptosis-stimulating of p53 protein 1 isoform X1 — its product is MMPMILTVFLSNNEQILTEVPITPETTCRDVVEFCKEPGEGSCHLAEVWRGNERPIPFDYMMYEHLQKWGPRREEVKFFLRHEDSPTESSEQGGRQTQEQRTQRNVINVPGEKRTENGIGNPRVELTLSELQDMAARQQQQIENQQQMLVAKEQRLHFLKQQERRQQQSISENEKLQKLKERVEAQENKLKKIRAMRGQVDYSKIMNGNLSAEIERFSAMFQEKKQEVQTAILRVDQLSQQLEDLKKGKLNGFQSYNGKLTGPAAAELKRLYQELQIRNQLNQEQNSKLQQQKELLNRRNMEAAAMDKRVSELRERLYGKKIQLSRVNGTSSPQSPLSTPGRVAAVGPYIQVPSTGSCPAPGDPIKPQSLTIASSAAHGRSKSANDGNWPTLKQNSSSLVKPTQIASVDWKDSNMEGPLKQGAVSSQPMPLSALGAPEKLGIEIGKVPPPIPGVGKQLPPSYGTYPSPAPVGPGSTNSLERRKEGSLPRPSAGLPSRQRPAPLPPAGGPHQPGSSQQIQQRISVPPSPTYPPAGLPAFPAGDGKPELPLTVAIRPFLADKGSRPQSPRKGPQTVNSSSIYSMYLQQATPPKKYQPAAHSTLNKTVKAVYGKPVLPSGSTSPSPLPFLHGSLATSASHPLPPSESAEKEPEQDSPAPAGDGAAVESLPRPLSPTKLTPIVHSPLRYQSDADLEALRRRLANAPRPLKKRSSITEPEGPGGPNIQKLLYQRFNTLAGGMEGTPFYQPSPSQDFLGSLADVDNGNTAANGNLGEAGPTPPTAPLPAEPAPASDANDNRLPSPEPEGLICPPNTHQTAEPAEDDNNNVATAPSTELVPSPGAEVPSPGEEHLPPSLPPAVPPPAASTSKRTNLKKPNSERTGHGLRVRFNPLALLLDASLEGEFDLVQRIIYEVEDPSKPNDEGITPLHNAVCAGHHQIVKFLLDFGVNVNAADSDGWTPLHCAASCNSVHLCKQLVESGAAIFASTISDVETAADKCEEAEEGYPQCSQFLHGVQEKLGVMNKGVVYALWAYEAQNSDELSFHEGDALTILRRKDESETDWWWARFGDREGYVPKTLLGLYPRIKPRQRTLA